The proteins below are encoded in one region of Lactuca sativa cultivar Salinas chromosome 3, Lsat_Salinas_v11, whole genome shotgun sequence:
- the LOC128132583 gene encoding glycine-rich cell wall structural protein-like, translating to MVLHKASSVVFLVLLGLGICAATRALLTIEESIPYTHGGLAGGGGGGGGSGGGGGGGIGAEGGHGAGYGGGGGAGKGGGAGYGGGAAGGGGGGGGIGGGGGGGGGEAGVGAGYGGGEGGGSGGGHGGGALGGGGGGGGTGGGGGGGVGEHGGGYGGGEGGGIGGGHGGGALGGGGGGGGTGGGGGGGVGEHGGGYGGGEGGGIGGGHGGGALGGGGGGGGTGGGGGGGVGEHGGGYGGGEGGGIGGGHGGGALGGGGGGGGTGGGGGGGVGEQGGGYGGGEGGGIGGGYGGGALGGGGGGGGTGGGGGGGAGAHGGGYGGGEGGGNGGGYGGAAGGVGGGGGGGHGGGGGGGAGIGGAGGSGYGSGGGAGGGAGGSYGGYGGGGGSGGGGGGGSAGGEHGAAGGYGGGSGSGEGGGHGGYIP from the coding sequence TAGAGCTCTCTTGACTATAGAAGAGAGCATTCCTTACACTCATGGTGGTTTAgcaggaggtggtggtggtggagggggtagtggcggtggaggtggtggtggtattgggGCAGAAGGAGGACATGGTGCTGGAtatggaggtggaggtggagcTGGAAAAGGTGGTGGTGCGGGGTATGGTGGTGGAGCAGcaggaggtggaggtggaggtggtggtattggaggaggtggtggaggaggaggaggagaggCAGGTGTAGGTGCAGGTTATGGAGGAGGAGAAGGAGGTGGGAGTGGTGGTGGACATGGTGGTGGAGCACttggaggtggaggtggaggtggtggtaccggaggaggtggtggtggaggagttGGAGAACACGGTGGGGGTTATGGTGGGGGAGAAGGAGGAGGGATTGGTGGTGGACATGGTGGTGGAGCACttggaggtggaggtggaggtggtggtaccggaggaggtggtggtggaggagttGGAGAACACGGTGGGGGTTATGGTGGGGGAGAAGGAGGAGGGATTGGTGGTGGACATGGCGGTGGAGCACTcggaggtggaggtggaggtggtggtaccggaggaggtggtggtggaggagttGGAGAACACGGTGGGGGTTATGGTGGGGGAGAAGGAGGAGGGATTGGTGGTGGACATGGCGGTGGAGCACTcggaggtggaggtggaggtggtggtaccggaggaggtggtggtggaggagttGGAGAACAAGGTGGGGGTTATGGTGGAGGAGAAGGAGGAGGGATTGGTGGTGGGTATGGCGGTGGAGCACTcggaggtggaggtggaggtggtggtacaggaggtggtggtggtggaggagctGGAGCACACGGTGGGGGTTATGGTGGAGGAGAAGGAGGTGGGAATGGCGGTGGATATGGTGGAGCTGCAGGAGgagttggtggtggaggtggaggcggccatggtggtggtggcggaggaggagcTGGCATAGGAGGAGCAGGAGGAAGTGGATATGGTAGTGGAGGCGGAGCTGGAGGGGGTGCCGGGGGATCGTATGGTGGATACGGTGGTGGAGGTGGTTCAGGAGGAGGAGGAGGCGGTGGTAGTGCAGGAGGTGAGCATGGAGCAGCAGGTGGATATGGAGGTGGTAGTGGGAGTGGAGAAGGCGGTGGTCATGGTGGCTATATTCCTTAA